From one Nothobranchius furzeri strain GRZ-AD chromosome 2, NfurGRZ-RIMD1, whole genome shotgun sequence genomic stretch:
- the LOC129154824 gene encoding zinc finger protein 84-like: MEGEQLHLNKETDAARFQSLSHKTHLNKHTRVHTKQKNFACEHCGQRFHQKTNFNRHMSVHTGQKPFACELCEKRFIQKSNLNSHMRVHTGQKPFACDLCGKRFSQKSTLNRHMRVHTGQKPFVCELCEKRFSRMPTLKSHMRVHTGQKPFPCDLCGGRFSLKSTLNRHMRVHTRQKPFVCELCGKRFSGKSTLNSHMSVHTGQKPFACELCVKRFSQKSTLNSHMRVHTGQKPFPCDLCGRRFSLKSTLNSHMRVHTGQKPFPCDLCGERFSLKSTLNRHMRVHTRQKPFVCELCGKRFSGKSTLNSHMRVHTGQKPFACELCEKRFSLNAHLNSHMSVHTGQKPFVCELCEKRFSLKSTLNSHMSIHTGQKPFACELCEKRFIQKSNLNSHMRVHTGQKPFACDLCSKRFSQKSTLNRHMRVHTGQKPFVCELCEKRFSRMPTLKSHMRVHTGQKPFPCDLCGGRFSLKSTLNRHMRVHTGQKPFACDLCSKRFSQKSTLNRHMRVHTGQKPFVCELCEKRFSRMPTLKSHMRVHTGQKPVGKKIGHKTALNNHMS; this comes from the coding sequence ATGGAGGGAGAGCAACTCCATTTGAataaggagactgatgctgccaggtttcaatCCCTTAGccataaaacacatttaaacaaacacacgagagtccacacaaaacagaaaaattttgcctgtgagcactgtggacaaagatttcacCAAAAGACCAATTTCAAcagacacatgagtgtccacacaggacagaagccttttgcatgtgagctctgtgaaaagagatttatccaaaagtcaaatttaaacagtcacatgagagtccacacaggacagaagccttttgcatgtgacctctgtggaaaaagatttagccaaaagtcaactttaaacagacacatgagagtccacacaggacagaagccttttgtttgtgagctctgtgaaaagagATTTAGCCGAATGCCAACTTTAaaaagtcacatgagagtccacacaggacagaagccttttccgTGTGACCTCTGTGGAGGAAGATTTAGCCTGAAGTCAACTTTAaaccgtcacatgagagtccacacaagacagaagccttttgtctgtgagctctgcggAAAAAGATTTAGCGGAAAGTCAaccttaaacagtcacatgagcgtccacacaggacagaagcctttcgcctgtgagctctgtgtaaaaagatttagccaaaagtcaactttaaacagtcacatgagagtccacacaggacagaagccttttccgTGTGACCTCTGTGGAAGAAGATTTAGCctgaagtcaactttaaacagtcacatgagagtccacacaggacagaagccttttccgTGTGACCTCTGTGGAGAAAGATTTAGCCTGAAGTCAACTTTAaaccgtcacatgagagtccacacaagacagaagccttttgtctgtgagctctgcggAAAAAGATTTAGCGGAAAGTCAaccttaaacagtcacatgagagtccacacaggacagaagccttttgcctgtgagctctgtgaaaagagATTTAGCCTAAATGCCCATTTAAatagtcacatgagtgtccacacaggacagaagccttttgtttgtgagctctgtgaaaagagatttagcctaaagtcaactttaaatagtcacatgagtatccacacaggacagaagccttttgcatgtgagctctgtgaaaagagatttatccaaaagtcaaatttaaacagtcacatgagagtccacacaggacagaagccttttgcatgTGACCTCTGttcaaaaagatttagccaaaagtcaactttaaacagacacatgagagtccacacaggacagaagccttttgtttgtgagctctgtgaaaagagATTTAGCCGAATGCCAACTTTAaaaagtcacatgagagtccacacaggacagaagccttttccgTGTGACCTCTGTGGAGGAAGATTTAGCCTGAAGTCAACTTTAaaccgtcacatgagagtccacacaggacagaagccttttgcatgTGACCTCTGttcaaaaagatttagccaaaagtcaactttaaacagacacatgagagtccacacaggacagaagccttttgtttgtgagctctgtgaaaagagATTTAGCCGAATGCCAACTTTAaaaagtcacatgagagtccacacaggacagaagcctgtgGGGAAAAAAATTGGCCACAAGACAgctttaaataatcacatgagtTAG